A genomic stretch from Streptomyces venezuelae ATCC 10712 includes:
- a CDS encoding alkaline phosphatase D family protein, protein MNRVHQDIHEHSEELRAAARHFGRRRFLTVTGAAAALAFATQLPAAGSAAAAELDGRRISEDPFTLGVASGDPLPGSVLLWTRLAPRPFEPGGGLPAQRVSVHWELARDERFTRTVRRGRATAHPEFSHTAHVEVEHLDPGREFFYRFRVGDWTSPVGRTRTAPAPWARTGGLKLAAVSCQAYHDGYFTAYGHLAREDVDVVFHLGDYLYEYAVNATGGARAYTDRTLPAVFNRETLTLDDYRLRYGLYKSDPDLRAAHAAHPFVVTWDDHETENNYAGGTPENDVPPEEFLLRRAAAYRAYWEHQPLRAPQRPEGPDMRLYRRLRFGRLAQFDILDTRQYRSDQAYGDGWQVPGPESEDPARTLTGAAQERWLLDGWRASDARWNVLPQQVVFAERRDRATADFKLSMDSWDGYPASRQRILAGAEAAGVENLMVLTGDVHVGYGLDLKADFRDPASRTLGTEIVATSISSGKDGADRPSNYDKLMGANPHLKFFNGRRGYVTVALAEDGARADFRTVPYVTSPGAPVTTAASFVTEAGDPGLKPA, encoded by the coding sequence ATGAACCGCGTACACCAGGACATACACGAGCATTCCGAAGAACTCCGCGCCGCCGCCCGGCACTTCGGCCGCCGCCGCTTCCTCACCGTCACCGGCGCCGCCGCCGCGCTCGCCTTCGCCACCCAGCTCCCGGCGGCCGGCTCCGCGGCCGCCGCTGAGCTCGACGGGCGGCGCATATCCGAGGACCCGTTCACCCTGGGGGTGGCATCCGGCGACCCGCTGCCGGGGTCCGTACTGCTCTGGACCCGGCTCGCGCCCCGCCCCTTCGAGCCCGGCGGTGGACTGCCCGCCCAGCGGGTCTCCGTCCACTGGGAGCTCGCCCGCGACGAGCGCTTCACCCGGACCGTCCGGCGCGGCCGGGCCACCGCGCACCCGGAGTTCTCGCACACCGCGCACGTCGAGGTCGAGCACCTCGACCCCGGCCGGGAGTTCTTCTACCGCTTCCGCGTCGGCGACTGGACCAGCCCCGTCGGCCGCACCCGCACGGCACCCGCCCCGTGGGCCCGCACCGGCGGTCTGAAGCTCGCCGCCGTCTCCTGCCAGGCCTACCACGACGGATACTTCACGGCCTACGGGCACCTCGCCCGGGAGGACGTCGACGTCGTCTTCCACCTCGGCGACTACCTGTACGAGTACGCCGTCAACGCCACCGGCGGCGCCCGCGCCTACACCGACCGCACCCTCCCGGCGGTCTTCAACCGCGAGACGCTCACCCTGGACGACTACCGGCTGCGGTACGGGCTCTACAAGTCGGACCCCGACCTGCGCGCCGCGCACGCCGCCCACCCCTTCGTCGTCACCTGGGACGACCACGAGACCGAGAACAACTACGCGGGCGGCACCCCCGAGAACGACGTCCCGCCGGAGGAGTTCCTGCTCCGCCGCGCCGCCGCCTACCGCGCCTACTGGGAGCACCAGCCGCTGCGCGCGCCGCAGCGGCCCGAGGGCCCCGACATGAGGCTGTACCGGCGGCTGCGCTTCGGGCGGCTCGCCCAGTTCGACATCCTCGACACCCGCCAGTACCGCTCCGACCAGGCGTACGGCGACGGCTGGCAGGTCCCGGGCCCCGAGTCGGAGGACCCGGCGCGGACGCTGACCGGGGCGGCGCAGGAGCGCTGGCTGCTCGACGGCTGGCGCGCCTCGGACGCCCGCTGGAACGTCCTGCCGCAGCAGGTCGTGTTCGCCGAGCGCCGCGACCGCGCCACCGCCGACTTCAAGCTCTCCATGGACTCCTGGGACGGCTACCCGGCCTCCCGGCAGCGGATCCTCGCGGGGGCGGAGGCCGCCGGGGTGGAGAACCTGATGGTGCTCACCGGGGACGTCCACGTCGGCTACGGCCTCGACCTCAAGGCCGACTTCCGCGACCCGGCCTCGCGGACCCTCGGCACCGAGATCGTCGCCACCTCGATCAGCAGCGGCAAGGACGGCGCCGACCGCCCGTCGAACTACGACAAGCTCATGGGGGCCAACCCCCACCTGAAGTTCTTCAACGGCCGGCGCGGATACGTGACGGTGGCGCTCGCCGAGGACGGCGCCCGCGCCGACTTCCGTACGGTGCCGTACGTGACGTCCCCGGGCGCCCCCGTCACCACGGCCGCCTCCTTCGTCACGGAGGCGGGCGACCCGGGCCTCAAGCCGGCGTGA